The segment ATCGTGGTGACCAGTCAGGCAAGCTATTCTGCGAGCAATTCGACACGGCTGACAGGCGTAACCAATGTGGCCAACGTGCGGGTCGGATCGTTGGTCGAGGGGGCAGGCGTCGGCCGTGAGATCTATGTCCGGTCCAAGAATATCGCCGCGCAGGAGGTCACGCTGTCGCAACCGCTATCGGACGCGCAGGGCACGCAGAACTATACCTTTACCCGGTTCCGGTATCTGCTGGATTTCAGCGGGTTCGACAGGCTCGATCAATTTGCGCTTGATGACATCGAATTCCAGTGTGCTGAGCTAGCCAGCGGGGTGCTGTTGTCGCCTTTGGGGACGATTATGCAGTTTTCGGGCTGCACCTTTAACCGGCCGGGGCATCGGGGCATCACGTCACCCGGTGAGGGGTGTCAGGGCATGCTGATCGACAATTGTCAGTTCATTAGCGCCGAAGGCGGGGTGTTGACGCAGAACCGCAAGTCTGTAGCGATCAATGCCAACGCAAATGACGTCAAGGTCCGCAATTGCCGTGCCTCGCAGTTCCGGCACTTTGTGGTGCTGAGTGGTGCGCAGTCGGTGGTGCAGGGCAATCATGTCTTTCAGGGTGATCCTGCATCAAGCGGTATCCGCAGCGCCGGTATTCTGTTGTGTCTGAAGGCGACCAACGCCACAATCACCGGAAATTACGTCGACAATTGCCATATCGAATGGACTAACGAACGTGAACCGGAACCGGATTACGTCAGTGGGTTCGGCTTTGCCGGCCTTACCATCACCGACAATGTGTTTCTGTCGTCGAACGTGGCGCCGTGGTTTTCGTTCATCGTGGTCAAACCCTATGGCACTGGCCATTTTCTGAACGGGTTTAACGTATCGGGGAACACGTTCCGCTGTGTTGGCACGACGATGAACAAAGTCGAGCGGGTCGATACCAGTTTTGCCGAGTTGGACCTGACCAAGATGAAGAAGGTATCGTTCAGCAACAACACCTTCAACAACATCGAATACGCGGTCGCCAACCCTGCGGTGGTTTCGCATTCGCAGAACACCCATGCGGCGGTCTGGCCTGTGTCGTTCGCCAACAAGCTGCCGTTCAACGGGTTGTCCAAGGACGTGGACGCGGTGGTGTTGCGTGGCCGGTTGCGCAACGAGGCGAATGTTAGCGCTTTTGACAATCCTCATACCGAGATCAGGCTGGGGCCAAACCAGGATCAGATCCATCTGACGTTTTCGGCGCCGATGCGGGGTGATGTGAACGTAACCGCGCGCATGGATTAACGCGTACTGTTTGACCGGCGCATCGCGGTGTGAAGGTCATTTGGGCTGTCCTTGGGGAGCAGGGCGGCCCTTTTTCTATGGAAGCAGGTCCTGTGGTGTCAGCTCAAACGCCTTGCCAAAGCCGCCATTCAGGAAGGCGGCCGAGATGTCGAACCGGAGCAGGGAAAAATCGGCAAATCCGATATAGAGTTTCGCCTTGGGTTGATGGGTCAGGTAGTGGGCGGCTAGCGTTGCGTGATCTGGCGTGCCATGCCGGATAAAACGCGCCGTGCCTTGCAGGCTTAGGCGCGGCCAGGTCAGCGGATCGCCGGTCTCACCCGGTTCGCCGAGCATGAGTGCGCATACCGGGTCAGATTTGAGCGCGCGGCTATGCTGTGACAGGTCCGACACTAGGCTAAGCGGCAGGCCGTCTGGCCCCGGCACGACCCCGATACGACTGACCATCGGCGCGCTGGTCGCAGGGTCGCGGGTCGCCAGCGCACCAAATCGGGCGTCGGAGATCAATGATTGGGCAAGCTGTCGTGCCTCATCATCGGTGTGGCGGATCGGCGATGTCATGCGCAATAATAGCGCGGTACGCCCTTAGCCGGTAGCCCTTGAAAGTGCCGCATATCCCACCGCGAAAACAGGGTGCCCGCGCTAAAGCCGGTTGGTTCAATGGGCTAACAGTCATGAATTGTGGTCAATCCCATGCCGCACGTGCGACACAGGAGGTGAATACAGGGGCGAATCAGGGAATTTTGGCCATGACAGGCTATGTCATCACGGTCGCGCAGCAAAAAGGCGGGTCAGGCAAGACGACGATGGCCGCCAATCTGGCCATCGGCTTTCGTCGCGCGGGCAAGAGTGTTGCGCTGATCGACACGGACCCGCAGGGGTCGTTGGGGCGCTGGTTTATGACCCGCCTCGATACCGACGAATCGCTGGTGGAGGGGATGGAGTTTGCCACTTCATCCGCGTGGGGGATCACCTATGAGATCCGCAAGCTGACCGACAATTTCGATGTGGTGATCGTTGATACGCCGCCCAAGGCGGACAGCGATCTGCGCCCGGCCCTGCGCGCGGCGGATCTGGTGATTGTTCCTGTCTCGATGAGCCACGTGGATCTTTGGGCGACCGAGGGGGTCCTGGATCTGACGCGCCGCGAGGACAAAGAGGCGCTGGTGGTGATCAACCGGGCGCGCTCGGGTACGCGGTTGTCGGCAGATGTGGCGCAGGCTGCGGCCAAGCTGACCGCGCGCATCGCTGCGACGCAATTCGCCAACCGGGTGATCTATGCCGAGGCGCTGGGCAAAGGGATGGGTGCTGCTGAAATTGGTAAGTCGCCGGCGCGCGATGAGGTGGATGCGCTCACTGCAGAGGTGGCGGAGCTGCTGGCGACCCGTTAAACAGGGCGCAACTGCCAAGGAGAGCCCGATGCATGACCTCGACGCGCTGCGCGCCCTGATCCGTTCCGACAGCGAGACGCGGGGCCAGACAATCTCGAAACTCGGGTATTTCTGTGCGCCGTTCCGGCCTGCGACGGGGCCATATCAGGACAAGGTGATCAAGGTGTACCGCGGCTTGCGCGATGCGGCGGCACTGGACCGGCTGGCGGTGTGTCATGACGACTATGTGGCGGCGTTGCTGCGGACCGGGGTGCCGATGCCGCAAACCGAATTCACGCTGCTCGACATCGACGGCGCGCGTATTCCCGTGATCGTTCAAGAGGCGCTGCCAGCTGACAGCATGATGCGACCGCAGATGCAGCGCGCGGACTTGCCGCAGACGCTGGCCATGATGCAGGCCGCAGGTGAAGTTATCGCCAGTTTCTGGAACAACGCTGACCAGATCGGCACGCGAATCGGTTTTCACCCCTCGATCCGCAATTTTGCGATTGTCGACGGCAGCGCGGTGTTTTTTGACACCTTCCCGCCGCTGATCCATTACAGCCGCGCGGAAATGGGCCGGATGCTGCTGCAATTTTCTGACAAGCGGCTGATGCGTCTGATCGGACCGCTGATGCAGACCCGTGTCACCGGAATTCAGGATGAATGGTATTCCGCGCCGGAAACGCTTGTCGGCTTGGTTGGCAGCGCCTGCCGTCTGCGCCCCGACGATGCTCAGGCCTATCTGGACTGGGGCAGGGGGTTTGCGCGGGACGAAATGCCACGTTGGGCGGATGCGGCACTGCGCGGCATGGCCGAACCGCCGCGCCTGCCGGGATACTGGACCGGATTTCGCAAGCTTTTGGGCCTGCAGGGCGAACCAAACGTCTGAGCATTAGGCAACCTGATGGATTGATGGCAATATGGGTCGACAATGGAGGATACCATGCCACAAATCACCTGTCCCACCGATATCCAGACGGTTTTGACAACGTTCGAAATGACCCCTGGCACCTGCCAGGATTTGCTGGACGAACTGACAGACGCCTATGACAGCTTTATCTCAAAGCAGACGGGGTTTCTGTCTGCGGGTCTGCATGTGAACGATGCCCAGACCAGAATCGCCAATTATTCGCAATGGGCCCGCCGCGAGGATTTTCAGGCTATGTTGCGCAGCACCGAAATGCGCGAACGCAATCGGCGGATTCATGCACTATGCCGCAGTTTCGAGCCAGTGATGTACGATGTGGCCGCCGTTTTCTGATCAGGATCAAGGCGCGCAGAGGCAATACGTCCCAAGATATCGCCATGAGACAAAGGAGTACCGCTCATGTACCGCAACATCCTTGTACCCGTCGCGATTGGCGACGAAGCTCGCTCCTCAGCCGAGCTTGACGTCGCCCGGAGCCTTCTGTCCGAGGGAGGGGTGATTACCCTCATCCATGTGGTCGAACCGATCCCGGTCTACGTGACCGCCTACGTCGCAGTGGATATCATGGCCCAGTCGCATGGCGCGATGAGGGCTGAACTGGAACAACTGGCCAAGGATCACGGTCCGGCTGAAACGCTGCTGATCGAAGGTCATCCTGGTCGCACGATTGTCGAACATGCCAAAACCAAGGCTGCGGATCTGATTGTCATGTCGGCACACCGGCCTGGCTTTGAGGACATTTTTGTCGGATCCACCACGACATATGTGGTTCGGCATGCCCCTTGTACGGTTCACGTTGTGCGGTGATTGACTTTGCCTCCGCTTGTGCCATGTGGCGGGGCGGAGGTGCGGCGCATGGATGATCTGAGCCTGGGGACCCGTCAGCAAATGCCAGAGGGGCTGCGTGCCCTGCTGGCCGAGTTTCCGCGTGACGGATGGGAACGGCATCGTCATTTTGCCGGTCTGGTGCAATTCTGGCTCGAACGGCATATGATGTTTCGCCAGTTGCGCACTGTGATGCAGCAGGATGTCGAGGCGGCGATGGACAAAAAGATGCCCGGGCGCGAGCAAGCCTCGCGCTTGTCGCGATTCGGCGGCATGATGGTCAGCCAATTGCACGGCCATCACCAGATCGAAGACGCGCATTATTTTCCGGTATTGGGCCGGATGGAACCCAAGCTGGGCAAAGGGTTCGACATTCTTGATGCCGATCATCACGCGATGGACGGGTTGCTGAACCGGTTCACTGAATCCGCCAATGCAGTGCTACAAGGCAAAGGCGAATTGGGAACATTCCGGCAAGAATTGCTGTCTTTTGGCACGCTGCTCGAACGGCATTTGGAGGACGAAGAAGACCTCATCGTGCCGGTGATCCTGCGCCACGGTCCGGGCAAGCTGGAATAGTGACCCGTCCGGGACTCCGCGGATCTCTGAGGGGATGTGTTTGGCGGACAGGCGGCATCAGTCACGCTTGATTGTGTGGACGGTCGCTCGCGATCAGTCCAGAAGGCGGGTCAGGGAGTAGTTTCGGCTTCGGCATAGACTGCCCGGCATTGCGTCGCACCGGCATCGGCGGACCGTTGCAAGCCGGGCAACTGATTGCGCAGATCCTGCGCGCGGCGCCGTACTTGTTCCAGATCGACATTTTCGCGCCGTGTCACGGTTTGGTACCGTTCCCGGAAACAGGGATAAAGTTCGCCGTCCGAGTCACGGCATCTTCCGAAATATGGCACTGAAACCTGAACCCGGCGCAGGGCGTATCCTCGCGCCAGCGTCGCCTCGGCCTGCTGCAACTCCGCAAAGGCGGCGCGGTAGGTCGCGCTGGCCTGATTCACGCAACGCTCGACCGGTGTTGCGCAGGCTGCAAGCAGCAGTAGCGGAAAGAGAAAGGCGAGTCGCATGTCACCAAGATAGTGATGGCACAACAATTGCCAAGTGTTCTGCTGTTTGGGGGCGGAAATCGGGACGTTGTCCGCCGTCCGTATGGTGACGCCTTTCTGTCAGCGCCCCCGTCGCGGCTTGCCTCCGCGCATGCCGCCCCGGCCGGCGGTTGAGCGGCCTCGTCCCTTGATCGCCTCTTCCGACGCCTTTTCAACCGCGTATTGCCGCGCCATCGGATCGTCCGAAATCGCGAGATCCACCGCCTCCAGCCGCTTGACCTCGTCACGCAGGCGGGCGGCCTCTTCGAACTCCAGATTCTCGGCGGCTTTGCGCATGTCGGTGCGCAGCCCCTCAAGCACAGTCTTAAGGTTGCCGCCGTGGGCCTTGTCGATCTTGGCTGTCACCCGGTTCATGTCGGCATCACCTTTGTAGAGCCCTTGCAAGATGTCATCGACATTCTTTTTGATCGTCGTCGGGGTGATGCCGTGTTCCAGATTGTAGGCAACCTGTCTGGCACGGCGGCGATCGGTTTCGCCGATGGCCCGTTCCATCGAGCCGGTGATGCGGTCGGCATACATAATCACCCGGCCTTCGGCATTGCGCGCGGCGCGACCGATGGTCTGGATCAACGAGGTTTCCGAGCGCAAAAAGCCCTCTTTGTCGGCATCCAGAATCGCGACCAGACCACATTCGGGAATATCAAGGCCCTCGCGCAGCAGGTTGATACCAATCAACACGTCGAACGCGCCCAGACGCAAGTCACGCAGGATCTCGATCCGCTCGATCGTGTCGATATCTGAGTGCATATAGCGTACGCGGATGCCCTGTTCGTGCATGTATTCGGTCAGATCCTCGGCCATGCGTTTGGTCAGCGTGGTGCAGAGGGTGCGGTAACCGTCAGCGGCAACTTTACGTACCTCGTCCAGCAGATCGTCGACCTGCATCTCGACCGGTCGGATTTCGATCTGCGGATCGACCAGACCGGTGGGGCGGATGACCTGTTCGGTAAACACGCCGCCAGTCTGCTCCATTTCCCACTTGGCCGGCGTGGCCGAGACAAACACCGATTGCGGGCGCATGGCGTCCCATTCCTCGAACTTCAGCGGGCGGTTGTCCATGCAGGACGGCAGGCGAAAGCCATGCTCGGCCAATGTGAATTTGCGCCGGTAGTCGCCCTTGTACATGCCGCCGATCTGCGGGACCGAAACGTGGGATTCATCCGCGAAAACAATGGCATTGTCGGGGATAAATTCGAACAGGGTGGGGGGCGGCTCACCCGGTGCGCGACCAGTCAGGTAACGGGAATAGTTTTCGATGCCGTTGCAAACGCCGGTGGCCTCAAGCATTTCCAGATCAAAATTACAACGCTGTTCCAGCCGCTGCGCCTCTAATAGTTTGCCGTCGTTCACCAGCTGGTTGAGGCGCTCTCGCAGCTCTTTCTTTATGCTGATGATCGCCTGAGTCATCGTCGGTTTCGGCGTGACATAGTGCGAGTTGGCATAGACGCGGATGCGGTCAAAGCGGCCAGTTTTTTCGCCGGTCAAAGGGTCAAATTCGGTGATCGCTTCCAGTTCTTCGCCAAAGAATGACAGCTTCCAGGCGCGATCTTCGAGGTGGGCGGGAAAGATTTCCAGCGAATCGCCACGCACCCGGAACGACCCGCGCTGAAAGGACGCGTCGTTGCGCCGGTATTGCTGCGCGATCAGATCCGCCATCACTTTGCGTTGGTCGTATTCCGAGCCAACAATCAGGTCTTGGGTCATGGCGCCGTAGGTTTCGACCGAGCCGATGCCATAGATGCAGGACACCGAGGCGACGATGATCACATCGTCACGTTCGAGCAGCGCCCGGGTGGCCGAATGGCGCATCCGGTCGATCTGTTCGTTGATCTGGGATTCCTTTTCGATAAAGGTATCGGACCGCGCGACATAGGCTTCGGGCTGGTAGTAGTCATAGAAGCTGACGAAATATTCGACCGCGTTGTCGGGAAAGAACCCCTTGAATTCACCGTATAATTGCGCGGCGAGCGTCTTGTTGGGGGCAAGGATAATGGCGGGGCGCTGGGTCTCCTCGATGATCTTGGCCATGGTGAATGTCTTGCCGGTGCCGGTCGCGCCCAGCAGAACCTGATCGCGTTCGCCCGCACGCACACCCGCCGCCAGGTCACGGATCGCGTTCGGCTGATCACCTGCAGGCTCAAATTCGGTGGCCATGCGAAAGGCGATCCCCCCTTCGAGCTTTTCGCGGGTCGGGGGTGCCGGGGCGTGCAGAACCGGCGCGGTCTTGTCGGAATGGGCAAAGGCCATGACGGTTCTCCTTGGGCTATGCCCTAAGATTGATCTTCTTTTGTTCGCCTTCAAGGGGGGCTGCTGACAACCACTGGCAGGAGCCGGGGTAAGTTGACGGATCAACCGACCACCGTTCCACGGCATATGACATTTTGCGGCTCTTGCCGAGCGGGCAATAAATGCCGATAAGAGGACAGATCAAGGAGTGGATGCCATGCGCGCGCGTATTTATCAGCCTGCCAGAACGGCCATGTCCTCGGGGCAGGGCAAAACCCGGCACTGGGTTCTGGACTATGCACCCGACTCCGCGCGCGAGGTTGATCCACTGATGGGCTGGACGTCGTCAAACGACACCCAGGCACAAGTGCGGTTGCGGTTCGACACGAAAGAAGCGGCGCTGGAATACGCCCGCGAGCATGGCATCAATGTCGACGTGTCTGACCCGAACAAGCGCAAACCGAATATCCGTCAGCGCGGCTATGCGGAAAATTTTGCTGTCAATCGCAAGAGCGTCTGGACGCATTAGTCGCTGTAGATCGGGGCAAAGCCATCTCGGAAACGGGGTGAAGATCCCGCAAGGCGGATGTCTATTCTACACGTTGTGGATCAATTTGCGTTGCGGCGCACGATTTGGTTTGTGACCGGTCCACACAGAATCACCCTCAGAACAACCCAAAGGGCGGCCAATTGGGTCGCCCAAATCAATTTAAGCCCGACTGGAGCCTGTATCTGATGACGATCACCCACCTTGTGACCCATTCCGGCGGCTTTCATGCCGATGAGCTATTGTCCTCTGTTATTCTGTCTCGGCTGTTTCCCGGGGCCGCCTTGATCCGCAGCCGGGACAAGACGTGGATCACTCCGGACAATGGCCGGATCATTTATGATGTTGGTGGGGATTTTGATGCCGGGGCACAGATTTTCGATCACCACCAGCGCCCCAATCCGCTGCGCGAAGATGGGCAACCTTACAGCTCTTTTGGGTTGATCTGGGCGCAGTATGGCCGCGATTATCTGCGTGCGATGGATGTACCTGAGCAAGACATCGAGGCGATTCACGCCTCGTTTGATCGCGGTTTTGTGCTGCCGATTGACCTCGTCGATAATGGCGCAGTCAACACATCCGAGGCGGGGCCGCTGTTTTCTGGCATGACGTTGCCGGTGTTGCTCGAAAGCCTGAAAACCGTGTTTGATGATCGCGAAGCGGACGCAGACGATCGTGCCTTTATGGCGGCATTGCCGGTGGCGCGCGCGCTTGTCGAAGCTCAGATAAACCGCAAAGCCGCCAAGTTCCGCGCCGAAGCCATGGTGATGAACGCCATCGAGGCCGCAGGCGAGGGCCGTGTGCTGGACCTGCCGATGGGCATGCCGTTCCGCGCCGCCGTTGAAAAGACCGGGGCAGATCACCTCCTGTTCGTCATTCACCCGCGCGGCAGCGATTGGACCCTGACGACGATTCGCGTGGGTGACGATACGTTCGACAACCGCGCCGACCTCCCCGCGGCCTGGGCGGGGCTGACCGACGCGGCGCTTGAAAACGCCAGCGGTGTCGCGGGCGCGAAGTTCTGCCACAACGGTCGGTTTATTGCGGTCGCTTCCTCCCGCGAAGCTGTGTTGAGAATGGCAGATATTGCCGTGGCCGAGGCTTTGGCTGAATAGCTTTCGCCCGGATGCCGGATCGCTTTGTCTTTCTGGGTGAAACTGCCGAAAGGGCAGACGGACTCGCCTGTGGCGAAAGCGCCAATGCGGTGGGCGGCTGATCCACGTCCCGTTTTGTGTCGCATTACGCCGCATGAAACTGCGGGAACAGAGTCAACAGGGCTTGCTTGTTGTATGCGGTTTGGATAATCCCGGCGGCGGGACACCCTTCCCCAACGAAGGGCGCTTATCTGGAAGGATAGCACCAATGGCTATTACACAACCGGCATCGCGCGGCGACGCGCGTAAACCTGACACGCGGCCAGCCAACCCGCGATTCTCGTCTGGCCCTTGCGCCAAACCCCCTGCATTCGAGCTGAGCAAGCTGGCTGACGCCCCTCTGGGCCGGTCGCATCGCGCAGGTGTTGGCAAGGCCAAACTCAAGGCGGCCATCGAAGGCACTCGCGAGATCCTGAACATCCCGGCAGATTATCGAATCGGTATCGTGCCTGCCTCGGACACAGGCGCGATGGAAATGGCGATGTGGTCGCTGCTGGGCGCACGTCCCGCGACCATGGTCGCGTGGGAAAGCTTTGGCGCGGGCTGGGTCACGGACGTGGTCAAGCAGCTCAAGATCGAGGCCGAGGTCAAGACTGCCGAATACGGTGATATCGTCGATATGGCAGCGGTGGATTACGACACCGACGTCGTGTTCACCTGGAACGGCACAACCTCGGGCGTGCGGATGCCGAACGGCGATGCGATTCCGGCGAACCGTGCCGGTCTGACCATCTGCGACGCGACTTCCGCGGCCTTTGCGCAGGATCTGCCGTGGGACAAGCTGGATGTGACGACCTTTTCCTGGCAGAAAGTGCTGGGCGGCGAGGCTGCACATGGCATGATCGTACTGAGCCCGCGCGCGGTTGAGCGGCTGGAAAGCTACTCTCCGGCTTGGCCTTTGCCCAAAATTTTCCGCATGACCAAAGGCGGTAAGCTGATCGAAGGCATCTTTGTGGGTGAGACGATCAACACTCCGTCGATGCTCGCGGTTGAGGATTATTTGCTGGCGCTCGACTGGGCGCGGACCGTCGGTGGGCTGAGTGGCCTGATGGCTCGCGCCAATGCCAACGCGCAGGCGATCTTTGACTTCTGCGATGCCAATGACTGGATTGCCAATCTGGCGAACGATCCAGCGACCCGGTCGAACACTTCGGTCTGTCTCAAGTTCACCGATGCGCGGATCACGGATGGTGCTGCTTTTGCGAAAGCGATCGCGAAACGGCTTGAGGCAGAAGGTGTGGCGCTGGATGTCGGGGCCTATCGTGATGCCCCGGCGGGTTTGCGGATCTGGTGTGGTGGTACGGTTGAGACGGCGGATATCGCCGCGATGCTGCCGTGGCTCGATTGGGCATTCCATGCCGAGATCGCGGCGCTGACCCAGCCAGCCTGAATCAGAATTTTCTGCGAAAATTCGTGGGCCGCGCCTGTGGCCCAAGCCTTTCCCTATTCTTTGAAGGACCACCAAAATGGCCCCCCGCGTACTCATCTCTGACAAACTCTCTGACGCTGCCGTGCAGATCTTTAAGGATCGCGGCATCGACGTCGATTTCCAGCCCGATCTGGGCAAGGACAAGGACAAGCTGGCCGAAGTGATTGGCCAGTATGACGGCCTTGCCATCCGGTCCGCCACCAAGGTGACGGAAAAGATCCTGGCCGCTGCGACCAACCTCAAGGTTATTGGCCGCGCCGGGATAGGGGTCGACAACGTCGATCGTGAGGCCGCATCCAAGAAGGGTGTGATCGTCATGAACACGCCTTTTGGCAACATGATCACAACCGCCGAACATGCCATTGCGATGATGTTCGCCGTGGCACGGCAAATCCCCGAGGCCAGCGCCTCGACCCACGCGGGCAAGTGGGAAAAGTCCAAGTTTATGGGGGTCGAGCTGACAGGCAAGACGCTGGGCGTCATTGGCGCCGGCAACATTGGCGGTATCGTCTGCGACCGTGCTCGTGGTCTCAAGATGAAGGTCGCGGCGTATGACCCGTTCCTGAGCCAAGAAAAGGCCGACAAGATGGGTGTTGAAA is part of the Puniceibacterium sp. IMCC21224 genome and harbors:
- a CDS encoding glycosyl hydrolase family 28-related protein → MNKAITEGVVFMPTTFGEGLSVWSRGDGVPGSNTYASLATAAYVPADQDFAGCLELQKTDAVQKLRYMGQTAILPGCYLRVTARVKVISGNLPAVRIAGWAGTSGGGHVAGLTEVGPSTALTGYGEVVEVSAIIGTGNRGGVDMVWGMQPTYGHFGLDLTGPTGGVVRIDDIVIEDITDVFLRDLINTVDVRDYGAVGNGTTDDSAAFEAADADADGREIFVSKGTFYLGQSVTLDNRVAFEGSVTMPVDAILSLTRNFDLPAYIDAFGGDEEMALKKAIQSLLNNADHESLDLGGRRVSLTEQLDVQAAVPNRDSYAQRRVIRNGQLRAETSGTWDPIVVTSQASYSASNSTRLTGVTNVANVRVGSLVEGAGVGREIYVRSKNIAAQEVTLSQPLSDAQGTQNYTFTRFRYLLDFSGFDRLDQFALDDIEFQCAELASGVLLSPLGTIMQFSGCTFNRPGHRGITSPGEGCQGMLIDNCQFISAEGGVLTQNRKSVAINANANDVKVRNCRASQFRHFVVLSGAQSVVQGNHVFQGDPASSGIRSAGILLCLKATNATITGNYVDNCHIEWTNEREPEPDYVSGFGFAGLTITDNVFLSSNVAPWFSFIVVKPYGTGHFLNGFNVSGNTFRCVGTTMNKVERVDTSFAELDLTKMKKVSFSNNTFNNIEYAVANPAVVSHSQNTHAAVWPVSFANKLPFNGLSKDVDAVVLRGRLRNEANVSAFDNPHTEIRLGPNQDQIHLTFSAPMRGDVNVTARMD
- a CDS encoding HugZ family protein, with the protein product MTSPIRHTDDEARQLAQSLISDARFGALATRDPATSAPMVSRIGVVPGPDGLPLSLVSDLSQHSRALKSDPVCALMLGEPGETGDPLTWPRLSLQGTARFIRHGTPDHATLAAHYLTHQPKAKLYIGFADFSLLRFDISAAFLNGGFGKAFELTPQDLLP
- the parA gene encoding ParA family partition ATPase — encoded protein: MTGYVITVAQQKGGSGKTTMAANLAIGFRRAGKSVALIDTDPQGSLGRWFMTRLDTDESLVEGMEFATSSAWGITYEIRKLTDNFDVVIVDTPPKADSDLRPALRAADLVIVPVSMSHVDLWATEGVLDLTRREDKEALVVINRARSGTRLSADVAQAAAKLTARIAATQFANRVIYAEALGKGMGAAEIGKSPARDEVDALTAEVAELLATR
- a CDS encoding DUF6206 family protein; translated protein: MHDLDALRALIRSDSETRGQTISKLGYFCAPFRPATGPYQDKVIKVYRGLRDAAALDRLAVCHDDYVAALLRTGVPMPQTEFTLLDIDGARIPVIVQEALPADSMMRPQMQRADLPQTLAMMQAAGEVIASFWNNADQIGTRIGFHPSIRNFAIVDGSAVFFDTFPPLIHYSRAEMGRMLLQFSDKRLMRLIGPLMQTRVTGIQDEWYSAPETLVGLVGSACRLRPDDAQAYLDWGRGFARDEMPRWADAALRGMAEPPRLPGYWTGFRKLLGLQGEPNV
- a CDS encoding antibiotic biosynthesis monooxygenase; translated protein: MPQITCPTDIQTVLTTFEMTPGTCQDLLDELTDAYDSFISKQTGFLSAGLHVNDAQTRIANYSQWARREDFQAMLRSTEMRERNRRIHALCRSFEPVMYDVAAVF
- a CDS encoding universal stress protein, whose translation is MYRNILVPVAIGDEARSSAELDVARSLLSEGGVITLIHVVEPIPVYVTAYVAVDIMAQSHGAMRAELEQLAKDHGPAETLLIEGHPGRTIVEHAKTKAADLIVMSAHRPGFEDIFVGSTTTYVVRHAPCTVHVVR
- a CDS encoding hemerythrin domain-containing protein is translated as MDDLSLGTRQQMPEGLRALLAEFPRDGWERHRHFAGLVQFWLERHMMFRQLRTVMQQDVEAAMDKKMPGREQASRLSRFGGMMVSQLHGHHQIEDAHYFPVLGRMEPKLGKGFDILDADHHAMDGLLNRFTESANAVLQGKGELGTFRQELLSFGTLLERHLEDEEDLIVPVILRHGPGKLE
- a CDS encoding excinuclease ABC subunit B; translation: MRLAFLFPLLLLAACATPVERCVNQASATYRAAFAELQQAEATLARGYALRRVQVSVPYFGRCRDSDGELYPCFRERYQTVTRRENVDLEQVRRRAQDLRNQLPGLQRSADAGATQCRAVYAEAETTP
- the uvrB gene encoding excinuclease ABC subunit UvrB: MAFAHSDKTAPVLHAPAPPTREKLEGGIAFRMATEFEPAGDQPNAIRDLAAGVRAGERDQVLLGATGTGKTFTMAKIIEETQRPAIILAPNKTLAAQLYGEFKGFFPDNAVEYFVSFYDYYQPEAYVARSDTFIEKESQINEQIDRMRHSATRALLERDDVIIVASVSCIYGIGSVETYGAMTQDLIVGSEYDQRKVMADLIAQQYRRNDASFQRGSFRVRGDSLEIFPAHLEDRAWKLSFFGEELEAITEFDPLTGEKTGRFDRIRVYANSHYVTPKPTMTQAIISIKKELRERLNQLVNDGKLLEAQRLEQRCNFDLEMLEATGVCNGIENYSRYLTGRAPGEPPPTLFEFIPDNAIVFADESHVSVPQIGGMYKGDYRRKFTLAEHGFRLPSCMDNRPLKFEEWDAMRPQSVFVSATPAKWEMEQTGGVFTEQVIRPTGLVDPQIEIRPVEMQVDDLLDEVRKVAADGYRTLCTTLTKRMAEDLTEYMHEQGIRVRYMHSDIDTIERIEILRDLRLGAFDVLIGINLLREGLDIPECGLVAILDADKEGFLRSETSLIQTIGRAARNAEGRVIMYADRITGSMERAIGETDRRRARQVAYNLEHGITPTTIKKNVDDILQGLYKGDADMNRVTAKIDKAHGGNLKTVLEGLRTDMRKAAENLEFEEAARLRDEVKRLEAVDLAISDDPMARQYAVEKASEEAIKGRGRSTAGRGGMRGGKPRRGR
- a CDS encoding ETC complex I subunit, with the translated sequence MRARIYQPARTAMSSGQGKTRHWVLDYAPDSAREVDPLMGWTSSNDTQAQVRLRFDTKEAALEYAREHGINVDVSDPNKRKPNIRQRGYAENFAVNRKSVWTH
- a CDS encoding MYG1 family protein, with product MTITHLVTHSGGFHADELLSSVILSRLFPGAALIRSRDKTWITPDNGRIIYDVGGDFDAGAQIFDHHQRPNPLREDGQPYSSFGLIWAQYGRDYLRAMDVPEQDIEAIHASFDRGFVLPIDLVDNGAVNTSEAGPLFSGMTLPVLLESLKTVFDDREADADDRAFMAALPVARALVEAQINRKAAKFRAEAMVMNAIEAAGEGRVLDLPMGMPFRAAVEKTGADHLLFVIHPRGSDWTLTTIRVGDDTFDNRADLPAAWAGLTDAALENASGVAGAKFCHNGRFIAVASSREAVLRMADIAVAEALAE
- a CDS encoding phosphoserine transaminase, giving the protein MAITQPASRGDARKPDTRPANPRFSSGPCAKPPAFELSKLADAPLGRSHRAGVGKAKLKAAIEGTREILNIPADYRIGIVPASDTGAMEMAMWSLLGARPATMVAWESFGAGWVTDVVKQLKIEAEVKTAEYGDIVDMAAVDYDTDVVFTWNGTTSGVRMPNGDAIPANRAGLTICDATSAAFAQDLPWDKLDVTTFSWQKVLGGEAAHGMIVLSPRAVERLESYSPAWPLPKIFRMTKGGKLIEGIFVGETINTPSMLAVEDYLLALDWARTVGGLSGLMARANANAQAIFDFCDANDWIANLANDPATRSNTSVCLKFTDARITDGAAFAKAIAKRLEAEGVALDVGAYRDAPAGLRIWCGGTVETADIAAMLPWLDWAFHAEIAALTQPA